ACGTCCAAACTGGGAGCGTGGTAGAACAAACCTTCCGGGCTGGGGAAACACTTCCTCAAGCTAATTTGGAAAAAAGCACCATGCAGCACACCTACAAAGATGCAGAGCAATATGTCTTTATGGACATGGAAACTTATGAAGAAGCATCTTTAAGTAAAGAGCAAATTGGAGAGCGCGTTAAGTACCTAAAAGAAGGTATGGAAGTGAACGTCATCCGTTGGGGAGAGCAAATTATGGAAGTTGAACTCCCAAATTCGGTAGTTTTAGAAATCACCGATACAGATCCAGGTGTCAAAGGCGATACAGCAACTGGCGGTACTAAACCAGCCATTGTGGAAACTGGCGCTCAAATCATGGTGCCCTTATTTATTTCTATAGGAGAACGGATCAAGATTGATACTCGCACCGACAGTTATCTGGGTAGAGAATCATCTTAACGAAGTCAGAAGTAAGTAGTCAAACAAAATTAATTATCAAAAATTTGTAGGGGCGGGTTTTGCCAGAATGTATATGGTGTAACAGTTATGGCTTATATCAAACCCGCCCTGCCCTATACAATTAATTTTGCGTAAGTACTTATGTCGTTGTAACGGGGAATTTAACCCTGAATAAGTGTTAATGGGATGGCAATGGATTTCAATCAACTTCAAGAACTATTAGCCGCGATCGCCGCTACGGATATTGCAGAGTTAACCTTAAAAAGTGCCAACTTTGAACTAACAGTGCGTAAAGGGATACCTCTAGCACCTATAGGCGAGTTAGTCGCTCCTGCCCCAGTTACTCCCATCGGCTCGGCTGCTCCCACTACCGTCACGGTGTCGGAATCAACCACAACTACCGTCACGACACCAGCAGCAACACCTGTCGAGAAAAACTGGGTAGATGTCAAATCGCCGATGGTAGGGACTTTTTATCACGCTCCTGCACCTGACGAACCTCCTTTTGCTCAAGTGGGAGATCGGGTGCGTCTGGGTCAAACAGTTTGCATAATTGAAGCTATGAAGCTGATGAATGAAATTGAAGCTGAGCTATCAGGAGAGGTGATGGAAGTACTGGTAGAGAACGGTCAACCTGTAGAATACGGTCAAACTTTGATGCGAATCAAGCGAGATTGACAATCACTCTATTGCTATTAATCAAATAGCTGCTAGAATTTTGGGATCAGTTGTTAGGCGTTGAACCGATGCAACAAAGAAAAATAGTGCCTCAAGAAGTTGTTCTCCAAGTGGCTGATTATTTCAGCATCCT
The DNA window shown above is from Merismopedia glauca CCAP 1448/3 and carries:
- the efp gene encoding elongation factor P — translated: MISSNDFRPGVSIEWNNGVWKVIEFLHVKPGKGSAFVRTKLKNVQTGSVVEQTFRAGETLPQANLEKSTMQHTYKDAEQYVFMDMETYEEASLSKEQIGERVKYLKEGMEVNVIRWGEQIMEVELPNSVVLEITDTDPGVKGDTATGGTKPAIVETGAQIMVPLFISIGERIKIDTRTDSYLGRESS
- the accB gene encoding acetyl-CoA carboxylase biotin carboxyl carrier protein, which gives rise to MDFNQLQELLAAIAATDIAELTLKSANFELTVRKGIPLAPIGELVAPAPVTPIGSAAPTTVTVSESTTTTVTTPAATPVEKNWVDVKSPMVGTFYHAPAPDEPPFAQVGDRVRLGQTVCIIEAMKLMNEIEAELSGEVMEVLVENGQPVEYGQTLMRIKRD